From the genome of Globicephala melas chromosome 14, mGloMel1.2, whole genome shotgun sequence, one region includes:
- the LOC115854754 gene encoding large ribosomal subunit protein uL30-like produces the protein MAEEEPRKKIPLVPENLLKKRKAYQALKATQAKQALLQRKEQRKGKEIKFKRLEWFLHDSWRQLRDKVRLRQLEVKPHGLEVPDKHSLAFVLRIERINGVSLLVQRTIARLRLSKIFSGVFMQVTPRTIKTLRIVEPYVTWGFPNLKSVRELILKRGQAKVKNKIIPLTDNTVIEEHLGKFGVICLEDLIHEIAFPGKNFQVISGFLRPFQLSVARHATKNRVGFLKEVGSPGYRGERINQLIRQLN, from the coding sequence ATGGCGGAGGAAGAGCCAAGAAAAAAGATCCCTTTGGTTCCAGAAAATCTCCTGAAAAAGAGGAAGGCTTATCAGGCCCTGAAAGCCACCCAGGCAAAGCAGGCGCTTTTGCaaaggaaggagcagaggaaaggaaaagagatcaaGTTTAAGCGACTAGAATGGTTCCTACATGATTCCTGGCGGCAACTACGTGACAAGGTGCGACTCAGACAACTAGAAGTGAAACCTCATGGCTTGGAAGTGCCAGATAAACATTCCTTAGCCTTTGTTTTACGCATCGAAAGGATTAATGGGGTGAGTTTACTGGTGCAGAGGACCATCGCAAGACTTCGCCTGAGTAAGATTTTCAGTGGTGTCTTTATGCAAGTAACTCCTCGGACCATAAAAACGCTTCGTATAGTGGAACCTTATGTGACCTGGGGATTTCCAAATTTGAAGTCAGTTCGGGAACTCATCTTGAAACGTGGACAAGCCAAGGTCAAGAATAAAATCATCCCTTTGACAGACAACACGGTGATTGAGGAGCACCTGGGGAAGTTTGGTGTCATTTGCTTGGAAGACCTCATTCACGAAATTGCCTTTCCGGGGAAGAATTTTCAGGTGATCTCAGGATTCTTGCGCCCTTTCCAACTCTCAGTAGCCCGTCACGCTACCAAGAATAGAGTGGGCTTCCTCAAGGAAGTGGGCTCACCTGGCTATCGAGGTGAACGCATCAATCAGCTCATCCGGCAGCTGAACTAA